In Bacteroides coprosuis DSM 18011, the following are encoded in one genomic region:
- a CDS encoding Septum formation protein Maf (COGs: COG0424 Nucleotide-binding protein implicated in inhibition of septum formation~HAMAP: Maf-like protein~InterPro IPR003697~KEGG: bfs:BF3120 Maf-like protein~PFAM: Maf-like protein~SPTR: Putative septum formation-related protein;~TIGRFAM: Maf-like protein~IMG reference gene:2504107967~PFAM: Maf-like protein~TIGRFAM: MAF protein), whose product MLENLDKYRVILASNSPRRHELLKGLGISFEVKTLKDIDESFPEDLDADDVAQFIAQRKANAYEDIIAPDELIITADTVVVVGDKVLGKPQSREHAICMLHSLSGKVHHVVTGVCLLTNHGRKVFDSITSVQFANLTEDEIIYYVDNFAPFDKAGAYGVQEWIGYIGVEKIEGSYFNVMGLPIQKLYRELKNID is encoded by the coding sequence ATGCTTGAAAATTTAGATAAATATCGTGTTATTTTAGCTTCTAACTCTCCTCGTAGACATGAGTTATTAAAGGGGTTGGGGATATCTTTTGAAGTGAAAACATTGAAAGATATTGACGAGTCATTCCCTGAAGATTTGGATGCTGATGATGTAGCCCAATTTATTGCCCAGCGTAAGGCAAATGCGTATGAAGATATTATTGCTCCTGATGAATTAATTATTACTGCTGATACTGTAGTTGTAGTAGGAGACAAAGTGCTCGGAAAACCTCAGTCGAGAGAGCATGCTATTTGTATGCTTCATTCTTTATCTGGAAAGGTTCATCATGTTGTTACTGGTGTATGCTTGCTTACGAACCATGGACGTAAAGTTTTTGACTCCATTACTTCTGTGCAATTTGCGAATTTAACAGAAGATGAGATTATTTATTATGTCGATAATTTTGCACCATTTGATAAAGCAGGTGCTTATGGGGTGCAAGAGTGGATTGGCTATATTGGTGTAGAAAAGATTGAAGGAAGTTACTTCAATGTAATGGGACTCCCCATACAGAAACTGTACAGGGAGTTGAAAAATATAGATTAA
- a CDS encoding 3-deoxy-D-manno-octulosonate 8-phosphate phosphatase, YrbI family (COGs: COG1778 Low specificity phosphatase (HAD superfamily)~InterPro IPR010023~KEGG: bth:BT_1677 putative hydrolase~SPTR: Phosphatase, YrbI family;~TIGRFAM: 3-deoxy-D-manno-octulosonate 8-phosphate phosphatase~IMG reference gene:2504107968~PFAM: haloacid dehalogenase-like hydrolase~TIGRFAM: 3-deoxy-D-manno-octulosonate 8-phosphate phosphatase, YrbI family) — protein sequence MSTINYDLKNIKALAFDVDGVLSSEMIPLHPSGEPMRTVNTKDGYAMQLAVKQGLHVAIITGGKTVAVRIRYEGLGSKDVYLGSSVKIHDYEHFKNKYNLKDEEILYMGDDVPDLEVMRTCGLPCCPKDAVPEVKEISKYISHKNGGYGCVRDVIEQVLKAQGTWMADEAFGW from the coding sequence GTGAGTACAATTAATTACGATTTAAAGAATATAAAAGCATTAGCTTTTGATGTGGATGGTGTGTTAAGTAGTGAGATGATTCCTCTTCATCCCTCAGGAGAACCAATGAGAACAGTCAATACCAAAGATGGTTATGCCATGCAGCTTGCTGTAAAACAGGGTTTACATGTTGCTATTATTACTGGAGGTAAAACTGTAGCTGTAAGAATACGTTATGAAGGACTTGGATCTAAGGATGTTTATTTGGGATCTTCTGTGAAAATTCACGACTACGAACACTTCAAAAACAAGTATAATTTAAAAGACGAAGAAATTCTATATATGGGTGATGATGTGCCCGATTTAGAAGTTATGCGTACTTGTGGATTACCTTGTTGTCCTAAAGATGCTGTTCCTGAAGTGAAAGAAATATCCAAATATATTTCTCATAAAAATGGAGGCTATGGTTGTGTTCGTGACGTTATTGAGCAGGTGCTTAAAGCTCAGGGAACATGGATGGCTGATGAGGCTTTTGGCTGGTAA
- a CDS encoding protein of unknown function DUF2520-containing protein (COGs: COG5495 conserved hypothetical protein~InterPro IPR004455:IPR018931~KEGG: bth:BT_1678 hypothetical protein~PFAM: Domain of unknown function DUF2520; NADP oxidoreductase, coenzyme F420-dependent~SPTR: Putative uncharacterized protein;~IMG reference gene:2504107969~PFAM: Domain of unknown function (DUF2520); NADP oxidoreductase coenzyme F420-dependent), whose product MHHNLHIVFIGAGNLATNLAKSLHQHHFKIDQVYSRTEDSAKLLANAVGAEYTTHLEDVLLHKDLYIISLRDGAFLELIPQIMEQKSDALVVHTAGSIPMDVLKPYTQRCGVLYPMQTFSKSRAVEFDTIPFFIEANNEEDKDLLISIASELSSKIFEADSAQRKKLHLAAVFASNFANHMYSLSAEILQKYGLPFESMLSLIDETTRKVHQVQPHKAQTGPAIRNDQDVMNEHLNMLKDMPDIQAIYKLLSSSILNHKSDK is encoded by the coding sequence GTGCATCACAATTTACATATCGTATTTATAGGTGCAGGTAATTTAGCTACAAATCTGGCTAAGTCCTTGCATCAGCATCATTTTAAAATTGATCAAGTATATAGTAGAACTGAAGATTCTGCTAAGTTGCTTGCCAATGCTGTTGGAGCTGAGTACACTACTCATTTAGAGGATGTCTTACTTCATAAAGATTTATATATTATATCGTTGAGAGATGGTGCTTTTTTAGAACTTATACCCCAAATTATGGAGCAAAAGAGTGATGCTTTAGTTGTTCATACTGCTGGCAGCATTCCTATGGATGTACTAAAGCCATATACTCAGAGGTGTGGAGTGTTATATCCTATGCAGACATTTAGTAAAAGTAGAGCTGTAGAGTTTGATACGATTCCTTTTTTTATTGAGGCAAACAATGAAGAAGATAAGGACTTATTGATTTCTATTGCTTCTGAACTTTCTTCAAAAATATTTGAAGCAGATTCAGCACAGCGTAAAAAGCTCCATCTAGCAGCTGTGTTTGCTTCTAATTTTGCCAATCATATGTATTCTCTCTCTGCAGAGATACTTCAAAAGTATGGATTGCCTTTTGAATCTATGCTTTCGCTGATTGATGAAACTACTCGAAAAGTTCATCAAGTACAACCCCATAAAGCCCAAACCGGACCTGCTATTAGAAATGATCAAGATGTTATGAATGAGCATCTTAATATGCTGAAGGATATGCCTGATATTCAGGCTATTTATAAGTTGTTAAGCTCAAGTATATTAAATCATAAATCAGATAAATAG
- a CDS encoding nitroreductase (COGs: COG0778 Nitroreductase~InterPro IPR000415~KEGG: bth:BT_1680 putative NADH dehydrogenase/NAD(P)H nitroreductase~PFAM: Nitroreductase-like~SPTR: Putative uncharacterized protein;~IMG reference gene:2504107970~PFAM: Nitroreductase family) → MGNFSELLKSRRSTRKFTSEKIDQDDVVTLMKAALMAPSSKRSTPWQFVIVDEAEKLAKLARVKKHGAKLIEGAPLAIVVLGDPLTSDVWIEDTSIACTLIQLQAEDLGLGSCWVQMRGRLDEMDVPAEENIRDILDIPLQLQVLSVIAIGHKDEEKAPFDESKLKWEKVHINGYKIQE, encoded by the coding sequence ATGGGAAATTTTTCGGAATTACTTAAAAGTCGTCGAAGTACTCGTAAATTTACGAGTGAAAAAATAGATCAGGATGATGTGGTAACCCTGATGAAGGCTGCCCTTATGGCTCCCTCATCTAAACGGTCTACTCCTTGGCAGTTTGTCATAGTTGATGAGGCCGAAAAACTTGCTAAGCTTGCTCGTGTCAAGAAGCATGGTGCTAAATTGATTGAAGGTGCACCTCTTGCAATAGTAGTTTTAGGAGATCCTTTGACTTCTGATGTGTGGATCGAAGACACATCTATCGCTTGTACTTTAATTCAACTTCAAGCTGAAGACTTAGGTTTAGGTAGCTGTTGGGTTCAAATGCGTGGACGTTTAGATGAAATGGATGTTCCAGCAGAAGAAAATATTAGAGATATATTAGATATTCCATTGCAGTTACAAGTGTTGAGTGTGATTGCTATAGGACACAAAGATGAAGAAAAAGCTCCTTTTGATGAATCTAAACTAAAATGGGAGAAGGTTCATATCAATGGTTATAAAATACAAGAATAG
- a CDS encoding hypothetical protein (KEGG: bfs:BF3126 hypothetical protein~SPTR: Putative uncharacterized protein;~IMG reference gene:2504107971), translated as MAIKLTTYYRSKDIPDLPGQNTFHSKDLFVVYENTKGYTPLLIVATDGDKVMGKILAAIRKKTTSFIIPTVFKKCEVYGCGEYFCEKEESEILFGELLKHLTREALRKCFLIEFRNLGNPLVGYKHFKDNLFFAVNWLRVRNKLQTEGPIEKEFSQSRIRQIRKALKNGAEVLEAKTQEEVEKFAVMLRKIYSTHIRKHYPSIEFFHHLKDIPQNKEGKRITSIYIVKYKNKIIGGSACAYSAENAYLWFSGGMRQTYSSVYPGVLAVWMALKTAKEQGYEHLEFMDVGLPFKRHSYREFILRFGGQQSSTRRWFRFKWSWLNKLFRKLYE; from the coding sequence ATGGCTATAAAATTAACAACATATTATCGTTCTAAAGACATACCAGATCTTCCAGGACAAAACACTTTTCATTCGAAAGATCTATTTGTCGTATACGAAAACACAAAAGGATATACACCCTTGTTAATTGTTGCTACTGACGGTGATAAAGTAATGGGTAAGATTTTAGCAGCCATACGAAAAAAAACAACTTCCTTCATCATACCTACCGTTTTCAAAAAATGCGAAGTTTATGGATGTGGAGAGTATTTTTGTGAGAAAGAAGAATCTGAAATTCTTTTTGGGGAGTTATTAAAACACTTAACAAGAGAAGCTTTACGGAAATGCTTCCTTATCGAATTTAGAAATTTAGGAAACCCATTAGTCGGATACAAGCACTTTAAAGACAATCTTTTCTTTGCAGTAAACTGGCTGAGAGTTAGAAATAAGCTACAAACAGAAGGTCCCATTGAAAAAGAATTCAGTCAGTCTCGCATTCGACAAATTCGAAAAGCACTAAAAAATGGAGCCGAAGTTTTAGAAGCTAAAACACAAGAAGAAGTAGAGAAATTTGCGGTTATGCTCCGTAAGATATATTCGACACATATTCGCAAACACTACCCCAGTATTGAATTCTTTCACCATCTCAAAGATATCCCTCAAAACAAAGAGGGCAAGAGAATTACTTCTATATATATAGTCAAATATAAAAATAAAATTATTGGTGGATCTGCTTGTGCCTATTCAGCAGAAAACGCCTATTTATGGTTCTCGGGAGGTATGCGGCAAACTTATTCATCCGTTTACCCAGGAGTGCTAGCTGTTTGGATGGCACTAAAAACCGCAAAAGAACAAGGCTATGAGCATTTAGAGTTTATGGACGTAGGCTTACCTTTTAAACGACACAGCTACAGAGAGTTTATTTTACGCTTTGGCGGTCAACAAAGTAGTACAAGAAGATGGTTTAGATTTAAATGGAGTTGGCTAAACAAACTCTTTAGAAAATTATATGAATAA
- a CDS encoding methylmalonyl-CoA epimerase (InterPro IPR017515:IPR004360~KEGG: bth:BT_1685 lactoylglutathione lyase and related protein~PFAM: Glyoxalase/bleomycin resistance protein/dioxygenase~SPTR: Putative uncharacterized protein;~TIGRFAM: Methylmalonyl-CoA epimerase~IMG reference gene:2504107972~PFAM: Glyoxalase/Bleomycin resistance protein/Dioxygenase superfamily~TIGRFAM: methylmalonyl-CoA epimerase): protein MKISHIEHLGIAVKSIEESLPYFENVLGLKCYNIETVEDQKVKTAFLKVGEVKLELLEPTAPDSPIAKFLEKRGPGIHHLAFAVEDGVQKALTEIEAKGIRLIDKAPRKGAEGLNIAFLHPKSTEGILTELCEK, encoded by the coding sequence ATGAAAATTTCGCACATTGAGCATCTAGGTATTGCTGTTAAAAGCATCGAGGAGTCACTTCCTTATTTTGAGAATGTACTAGGTCTTAAATGCTACAACATTGAAACTGTTGAAGATCAGAAAGTAAAAACTGCTTTCTTAAAAGTAGGTGAAGTAAAATTAGAACTTCTTGAACCAACAGCTCCTGATAGTCCAATCGCTAAATTCCTTGAAAAAAGAGGTCCTGGCATTCACCATTTAGCTTTTGCAGTAGAAGATGGTGTACAAAAAGCATTAACCGAAATAGAAGCTAAAGGCATTCGCCTAATTGATAAAGCTCCTCGTAAAGGTGCAGAAGGTTTAAATATTGCCTTCCTTCATCCAAAGTCAACAGAAGGTATCCTAACTGAACTTTGTGAAAAATAA